The following coding sequences are from one Odocoileus virginianus isolate 20LAN1187 ecotype Illinois chromosome 7, Ovbor_1.2, whole genome shotgun sequence window:
- the DYDC1 gene encoding DPY30 domain-containing protein 1 isoform X2, translating to MESAYLQKILGTCLTEGLAEVARMRPVDPIEYLALWIYKYKKNVTMEKQRQEEMVQLEHEREVALMEQEMMERLKAEQLLFQQQQLEFQLELEEQEKERQRIEELQRAQEQFEKELRMSMENMAKGEDTVHGEDGADSGKTLAEISDRYGAPNLSRVEELDEPMLSDVALNIDQDL from the exons ATGGAGTCAGCATATCTTCAAAAGATTCTTGGGACATGTCTAACTGAAGGTCTTGCGGAAGTGGCAAGGATGCGTCCAGTGGATCCAATAGAATATTTAGCACTGTGGATTTACAAGTATAAGAAAAATGTGACCATGGAGAAACAG AGACAAGAGGAAATGGTCCAACTGGAGCATGAAAGAGAAGTAGCTTTGATGGAGCAGGAGATGATGGAGAGACTTAAAGCAGAGCAGCTTCTCTTCCAGCAG CAACAGCTGGAATTCCAACTGGAGTTGGAagagcaagaaaaagagagacagagaatagAAGAACTGCAGAGAGCTCAAGAACAATTTGAGAAG GAGTTGAGAATGAGCATGGAAAATATGGCTAAGGGTGAGGATACTGTACATGGAGAG GATGGAGCCGACTCAGGCAAAACACTAGCTGAAATTAGTGATCGATACGGGGCACCAAACTTGAGCAGAGTGGAAGAACTCGACGAACCAATGCTCTCTGAT gtTGCATTAAACATTGATCAAGATTTGTAG
- the DYDC1 gene encoding DPY30 domain-containing protein 1 isoform X1, producing the protein MESAYLQKILGTCLTEGLAEVARMRPVDPIEYLALWIYKYKKNVTMEKQRQEEMVQLEHEREVALMEQEMMERLKAEQLLFQQQQLEFQLELEEQEKERQRIEELQRAQEQFEKELRMSMENMAKGEDTVHGEDGADSGKTLAEISDRYGAPNLSRVEELDEPMLSDVDSLPLNHLGNPLRVKP; encoded by the exons ATGGAGTCAGCATATCTTCAAAAGATTCTTGGGACATGTCTAACTGAAGGTCTTGCGGAAGTGGCAAGGATGCGTCCAGTGGATCCAATAGAATATTTAGCACTGTGGATTTACAAGTATAAGAAAAATGTGACCATGGAGAAACAG AGACAAGAGGAAATGGTCCAACTGGAGCATGAAAGAGAAGTAGCTTTGATGGAGCAGGAGATGATGGAGAGACTTAAAGCAGAGCAGCTTCTCTTCCAGCAG CAACAGCTGGAATTCCAACTGGAGTTGGAagagcaagaaaaagagagacagagaatagAAGAACTGCAGAGAGCTCAAGAACAATTTGAGAAG GAGTTGAGAATGAGCATGGAAAATATGGCTAAGGGTGAGGATACTGTACATGGAGAG GATGGAGCCGACTCAGGCAAAACACTAGCTGAAATTAGTGATCGATACGGGGCACCAAACTTGAGCAGAGTGGAAGAACTCGACGAACCAATGCTCTCTGAT gtggattctttaccactgaaccacctgggaaaccctctcaGGGTGAAACCATGA
- the DYDC1 gene encoding DPY30 domain-containing protein 1 isoform X3, whose amino-acid sequence MESAYLQKILGTCLTEGLAEVARMRPVDPIEYLALWIYKYKKNVTMEKQRQEEMVQLEHEREVALMEQEMMERLKAEQLLFQQQQLEFQLELEEQEKERQRIEELQRAQEQFEKELRMSMENMAKGEDTVHGEDGADSGKTLAEISDRYGAPNLSRVEELDEPMLSDESVRSKL is encoded by the exons ATGGAGTCAGCATATCTTCAAAAGATTCTTGGGACATGTCTAACTGAAGGTCTTGCGGAAGTGGCAAGGATGCGTCCAGTGGATCCAATAGAATATTTAGCACTGTGGATTTACAAGTATAAGAAAAATGTGACCATGGAGAAACAG AGACAAGAGGAAATGGTCCAACTGGAGCATGAAAGAGAAGTAGCTTTGATGGAGCAGGAGATGATGGAGAGACTTAAAGCAGAGCAGCTTCTCTTCCAGCAG CAACAGCTGGAATTCCAACTGGAGTTGGAagagcaagaaaaagagagacagagaatagAAGAACTGCAGAGAGCTCAAGAACAATTTGAGAAG GAGTTGAGAATGAGCATGGAAAATATGGCTAAGGGTGAGGATACTGTACATGGAGAG GATGGAGCCGACTCAGGCAAAACACTAGCTGAAATTAGTGATCGATACGGGGCACCAAACTTGAGCAGAGTGGAAGAACTCGACGAACCAATGCTCTCTGAT